The genomic segment TTTCCGTCTCGCAGCCGCACGCCAACCACAACGGCGGGATGATCATGTTCGGACCGGACGGCTACCTGTATCTCGGATTAGGTGATGGCGGGGCGAGCTTCGATCCGGGCGGGAACGGACAGAATCCCGACACCGCGCTCGGCTCAATGGTGCGCATCGACCCGGCAACGGCAACCTCACAGAATTGGGCGATCGGGCTGCGGAATCCGTGGCGATGGTGGATCGATGGCACGGACATGTATATTGCCGACGTTGGCCAGGGCTCCCGCGAGGAAGTTTCGGTGGTCTCGACGTTGGACAAGGGGCTGAACTTGGGCTGGGTACGATTTGAGGGCACCGAATGCACTGGCCTCGGTAGTTGCGATACGGCCGGGTTGACGTTTCCCTTGGTCGAGTACACCCACACCGAAGGCTGCTCGATCACCGGGGGAGTTGTGTACCGGGGGGAGCTCACCCAGATCAGCGGGCACTTTCTTTATGGGGATTATTGCTCGGGGTGGATTCGGTCCGTCCGGGTCATTGACGGCGTTGTGGTATCGGAGAGCGCGCTCAGTTCGCTAGGAGTGGGGTTTGGACTGGTGTCGTTCGGGCAGGATGGGGTTGGACAGACCTATGTCGTTCGGGGTGAATCCGTCTTTCAACTTGTGGGTCGATGACGCCGATATTCGGATTGGTTGAGAAATGTTTGTAGAGTGGTTGACCGTGGGCGGGCGGAATCCGACCCGAGGAGTTGTGTTGAAACACATCAGGATCCTCCTCCTGTTTGTCATGGTGGTGAGCACCCTGGCTCCAGCCATTCCTGCTCAGGCCCAAACTTCGCCGCCGACCGTGACCTTCACTGGGGGCGGTTTCGGACATGCCATCGGGATGAGTCAATATGGCGCCTATGCCATGGCGGTCTCCGGCAAGACGTCGGACGAGATCATCGATACCTATTACACGAATGTCGCTCGCCAAGCCCATATGTCGCTGTATGGCACCTCCCACCCGCTTGGTTCGGCCAATCCAAGTCTCTGGGTAGGGCTCGCCCAGGACGTGAATTCGATCGCCTTTTCGATTCCGTCCGCGGCACTCGGCCCGGTCGATCTCTGCCAGGCCAATGACGGACAGGGCGCCGTTTGTCCGCGTACCGACGCGATACCGCAGCCAGGTGAGTCCTGGGAGTTTCGGCGGGTCGCCGGAGTGACGAACAAATGCGAGTTTCGCCGTGTCAGTTCCGAACACATTTTTCCGCCGGGCGATTGCAAAGCCAGCGTTACTTGGGGCGGGCCCGGCCGGGCGGAATACCTCAACGTTGATGGCACCGACTACCGGTATGGAACGCTGCGGATCCGCCAGGGCGACGTGCAGAAGGAATCGGGCCGGTTCCAGGTGTCTCTTGAGGTGCCAGTTGAGCAGTACCTGCTGGGCCTCCGTGAGGTGCCAACGAGTTGGCCGACTGCGGCGCTCGAGGCGCAGGTCATTACGGGTCGGACGTATGCCCTTGAGAAGTTCGATCGGTTCTACGACGCCACGCAGCCAAGCGCCGCTTACAACGACTTCATCTCTAATTCGCGACGGTCGTACTGCTACTGCCATGTCCTGGACTCAACGTACGACCAGAACTTCCGGGGGATGGACAACGAAAAGCTAAACGCCAGCACGTATCCGGCTTGGGTGGTGGCCGTCGGGGCCACGGCGAGTCAGGTGGTCACCTATGGCGGGTCGTTGATTCAGGCTTTCTACTCGTCTTCGACGGGCGGAAACACCGAAAACAGCGAGGACGTGTTTGTGACCGCACTTCCGTACTCCCGCTCCGTTCCCGATCCCTGGTCTCTTACGTCTGCCAATCCGAAGGCTTCCTGGGAGAAAACCGTATCAGTGGCGACTATCGCCTCGGTCTATGGCTTTTCCGAGATCTCGAACGTCACTCTCGACCACCCTGCGCCGAATGCCAGCATGAAGATCACGGGCGTCAAGAGCGGTTCGTTGGTAACGGAGACTGTCAGCATCGCCAAGAAGTACTCAAAACTCGGCCTGTCGTCGCCCTCTGTTTCTGGATTGTTCTACGACCCGTACGGCGGTGAGAGTCCGTACGCCTTCACCGACATTGCGGATTCGGTGCATTGGGAGAACATCAACAAGATTGCGGAACTCCGCATCACCCTCGGTTGCAACCCGCCAGACAACACCAAATTCTGTCCATTGGCCCCCGTGACTCGCGGCCAGATGGCTGCCTTCTTGACCCGGGCTCTCGGGTTGGTCGACCGGGCTCCCAATCCATTCATCGATGATGACGACTCGCCATTTCAAGCGGACATCGAAAAGATCGCCGCGGCAGGTATCACAATTGGATGTAATCCTCCGGACAACGATCGGTTCTGCCCGGATCGGCCGGTGACGCGAGCACAGATGGCGGCGTTCCTGGTCCGGGCGTACGGTTTTGTGGACCGTAGCCCTGACCCGTTCACCGATGACGATGGGTCGATTTTCGAGGCCGATATCGAGCGGCTGGCGGCGGCCGGGGTAACGCTCGGGTGTAATCCGCCCGCCAACAATCAATATTGTCCGGACTCCTCTGTGCTCCGTCAACACATGGCGTCGTTCCTCGTGAGGGCGATCAACCATAACGGCGGCGGCTAGCATCGTCCCACGTGACTGATCCGGTGGAATTCTTTGAAGGCGACTCGTGGACTTGTGGCGTCGTCGGGCTCGGATATGTCGGACTACCGCTTGCC from the Acidimicrobiia bacterium genome contains:
- a CDS encoding SpoIID/LytB domain-containing protein → MKHIRILLLFVMVVSTLAPAIPAQAQTSPPTVTFTGGGFGHAIGMSQYGAYAMAVSGKTSDEIIDTYYTNVARQAHMSLYGTSHPLGSANPSLWVGLAQDVNSIAFSIPSAALGPVDLCQANDGQGAVCPRTDAIPQPGESWEFRRVAGVTNKCEFRRVSSEHIFPPGDCKASVTWGGPGRAEYLNVDGTDYRYGTLRIRQGDVQKESGRFQVSLEVPVEQYLLGLREVPTSWPTAALEAQVITGRTYALEKFDRFYDATQPSAAYNDFISNSRRSYCYCHVLDSTYDQNFRGMDNEKLNASTYPAWVVAVGATASQVVTYGGSLIQAFYSSSTGGNTENSEDVFVTALPYSRSVPDPWSLTSANPKASWEKTVSVATIASVYGFSEISNVTLDHPAPNASMKITGVKSGSLVTETVSIAKKYSKLGLSSPSVSGLFYDPYGGESPYAFTDIADSVHWENINKIAELRITLGCNPPDNTKFCPLAPVTRGQMAAFLTRALGLVDRAPNPFIDDDDSPFQADIEKIAAAGITIGCNPPDNDRFCPDRPVTRAQMAAFLVRAYGFVDRSPDPFTDDDGSIFEADIERLAAAGVTLGCNPPANNQYCPDSSVLRQHMASFLVRAINHNGGG